Proteins encoded by one window of Deltaproteobacteria bacterium:
- a CDS encoding flagellar basal body-associated FliL family protein, which translates to MAEENDELLKDTDLEEEDLEGSDQLLHAEGFPAETPLVEDAGPPTKKVELDVEELPEELAREEEPEEEEEEHLEEEAVEEEEPRKLKTAKYKLFIAGTAGGLILILIIAGLILLIGPGKKKVDQVGSAEPVRQKLLVNMKPFIIDFSSSGQDVILKLTMSLTFSSPEAEAEFKNQQVVMRDLIYRFLQGHASVDLNKRAALLSLQKDIARLINSALTRGQVNMVLFQELLLV; encoded by the coding sequence ATGGCTGAGGAAAACGACGAACTGCTGAAAGACACGGACCTCGAGGAAGAAGACCTGGAAGGAAGCGATCAACTCCTCCACGCAGAAGGCTTTCCTGCTGAGACGCCTTTAGTGGAAGACGCTGGCCCTCCGACCAAAAAGGTCGAACTAGATGTTGAAGAACTGCCAGAAGAGTTGGCCAGGGAAGAAGAGCCGGAAGAAGAGGAAGAGGAACACCTGGAAGAAGAAGCCGTCGAGGAAGAAGAACCCCGGAAATTAAAAACCGCTAAATACAAGCTTTTCATAGCCGGAACTGCCGGCGGACTGATCCTGATTCTGATCATAGCCGGACTTATTCTCTTGATCGGCCCTGGCAAGAAAAAGGTGGACCAAGTCGGATCAGCCGAACCGGTCAGGCAAAAACTCCTGGTCAACATGAAACCGTTCATCATTGACTTCTCCTCCTCCGGCCAGGACGTGATCCTCAAACTCACCATGTCACTGACCTTCTCCAGCCCGGAAGCCGAGGCTGAATTCAAAAATCAGCAGGTCGTCATGCGGGACCTGATTTACCGCTTCCTGCAGGGACACGCCTCGGTTGATCTCAATAAGCGCGCCGCCTTACTGTCCCTGCAGAAAGATATCGCCAGATTGATTAACTCGGCCCTGACCCGAGGGCAGGTAAACATGGTCCTGTTCCAGGAGCTCCTGCTGGTTTGA